GGAGCGCTCTCACCAACAAGCGGCACCTGCGGCTGCCACGGATCACATTAGTATCAGAGGGCATTCGGCTTGAACACCTGTGCCGATACGATGGAAAACTCCGCGATGGGCCGGATCCTCAAGACCTCGAAGTAGCCCTCGTGGGAGCCAGTGTCGGCATACCTGAAGTAATGCAGGTGAACGACCTTTAGGAACGCGTAGTGCACACGGTGCCATTAGAGAGCGACGCTCTGACAGATCGGTTTTTTGTGCAGGTGTAGGCGGACTGGCAATAACCACATTGGCATGATGTCCATTGCAATTCTCTACCGCAGGCTCGTCGCAGATATCCCCCGTAACTAATCCGGTGATCACATATCCTTCATGAAGTGCGCAGGAAGTTCTCCGGTCATTTGTACCCTTAGCATTGCCTCCACGTATTGGGTCATTGCTCGTCGGCAGGTTATCTTGAGGATTCCCTGTGCGCCGGTGCCGTAGTCCAGCCGGAGCGCAGCTTGTTGGGCCTCACTGAGCCTGTCGTTGATACGATAGCGGAGTTCTTCCTCCGTATTCCAGTCTTCATCAACTGGCAGCAATTCGTTTGGATTCAAATCTTCTGGCCACTTTGAGTCACTTATCCGACCTAATACGAAGTCGCGGTAATCACCGCCTTCTAGGGACCACGCCCTGACATGCCAGCGGAGACCGTCATGCCCAAACGCGTGTGGAGCAAGCCAGCGCCAGTCGCTACGCCCACTGTTCACACTGTGATACTTCACACATAACTTTTTCCCCTGAGCAACTGCGAGGAACACCCTACGCTCAACTTGAGGACAAACCTCCCGCCTTGGGGCTCTAACAATCGAAACGTGTGGACCATCCAACGTGTTTCCCCCTGTAATCATACCCACTCCACCCTGCTGGAGAAAAGTGCCCATGCCGTCTGTTAAACGGGGAGTGTGCAGCACACAGGCCATCCCCTGAGTTGCTTCATAGCGTTTACGGCTGGTCTGATAAACAATCGCCCCGGGGTTGAGCTCCACATATTTTTGCAGATCGCTCGAAGCTTGTGCGGCCGAAATTCCAAACAGGGCAACCAAGTCTGGACGCCCTATCCACCCTCGCCACCAGAGGGCACGTTCCACAGCTCGCAGCCGCTCTTGAGCCGCCCAATTCTCCAATCGAGTTTCATTTCCCATCGTTTTTTACGATTCGTTCGTTATTTTGTGCTTGCCAACGGATGAAAAGCCCACAAATTCCT
This genomic interval from Prosthecobacter algae contains the following:
- a CDS encoding WYL domain-containing protein, producing MERALWWRGWIGRPDLVALFGISAAQASSDLQKYVELNPGAIVYQTSRKRYEATQGMACVLHTPRLTDGMGTFLQQGGVGMITGGNTLDGPHVSIVRAPRREVCPQVERRVFLAVAQGKKLCVKYHSVNSGRSDWRWLAPHAFGHDGLRWHVRAWSLEGGDYRDFVLGRISDSKWPEDLNPNELLPVDEDWNTEEELRYRINDRLSEAQQAALRLDYGTGAQGILKITCRRAMTQYVEAMLRVQMTGELPAHFMKDM